The following are from one region of the Pelagibius sp. CAU 1746 genome:
- a CDS encoding YbjQ family protein, whose translation MLIVTTDGIEGKKVAEYLGIVSGDCIVGANVFRDVFARVRDVVGGRAGGYEAALRGAKEHAIEDMIAEAEAAGADAVVAVDLDYEVVGDSMLMVSANGTAVKLG comes from the coding sequence ATGCTGATCGTCACCACCGATGGGATCGAAGGCAAGAAGGTCGCCGAATACCTGGGCATCGTCTCCGGCGACTGCATCGTCGGCGCCAACGTGTTCCGCGACGTCTTCGCCCGGGTGCGCGATGTGGTGGGCGGGCGCGCCGGCGGCTACGAGGCGGCGCTGCGCGGCGCCAAGGAGCACGCCATCGAGGACATGATCGCCGAGGCCGAGGCGGCCGGCGCCGACGCCGTGGTCGCGGTCGACCTGGACTACGAGGTGGTCGGCGATTCCATGCTGATGGTCTCGGCCAACGGCACCGCCGTCAAGCTGGGTTAG